The proteins below come from a single Gimesia alba genomic window:
- a CDS encoding alkaline phosphatase family protein, translated as MREKFVAFILALMVLFHLGTVSQAAEPHDDRCVILVSVDGLANFYLDDPLADMPTLRKLAKDGARADGGMICSFPTVTWPNHTTLVTGTTPAKHGVIGNNYLDRKSASSVAFIPDPLFDKDQIVKVPTIYDAAHRAGLVTAGIVWPATRNARTLDWTVPDMFGKEAWPKYGTPVWLDELRKAGLPVDLHGSWTGEKGGGVKRDWLYTRMTRHLFQNHPPNLLLIHLVEVDHVEHQYGPKTPEAYWSVSYADDRLRDIVEAVKLSPHRDKTTLVIASDHGFFPITKDIRPNVLLKQEGLLSKEKKQVYCLSQGGACMVYILDDANRAETIKNLKKKMAAVEGVQAVLDADEYTKLGQPTPEQDSHAPDLWLAAKSGYSFTNSDSGDDVVTPRKTPGGTHGYLPDQPDMLGSLVISGHGIKPGTKLGKIQSLDVAPTIARLLGVKLPTAQGKPLTPALQED; from the coding sequence ATGCGCGAAAAATTTGTGGCTTTCATTCTGGCCTTGATGGTGTTGTTTCATCTGGGAACGGTTTCTCAAGCAGCCGAGCCTCATGACGACCGTTGTGTGATTCTGGTCAGCGTAGATGGCCTGGCCAACTTTTACCTGGATGATCCGCTGGCTGACATGCCGACGTTGCGAAAACTTGCGAAAGACGGTGCCCGTGCAGACGGAGGCATGATTTGCTCGTTTCCGACTGTTACCTGGCCCAACCATACAACTCTCGTAACAGGAACAACTCCCGCAAAACATGGTGTGATCGGAAACAATTATCTGGATCGCAAAAGTGCTTCGTCGGTGGCATTCATTCCCGATCCACTGTTCGATAAAGATCAGATTGTCAAAGTGCCCACGATTTACGATGCCGCGCATCGTGCCGGACTGGTCACTGCAGGAATCGTCTGGCCGGCAACGCGGAATGCCCGTACGCTCGACTGGACGGTCCCCGATATGTTTGGCAAAGAAGCCTGGCCCAAGTATGGCACACCGGTCTGGCTGGATGAACTGAGGAAAGCCGGACTTCCCGTTGATCTGCACGGTTCCTGGACGGGAGAAAAAGGGGGCGGCGTAAAACGAGACTGGCTTTATACACGCATGACGCGGCATCTGTTCCAGAACCATCCCCCCAATTTATTATTAATTCACCTTGTCGAGGTCGACCATGTGGAACACCAGTACGGCCCGAAAACTCCGGAAGCCTACTGGTCGGTCAGCTATGCCGATGACCGTCTGCGAGATATTGTCGAAGCGGTCAAACTCTCTCCGCATCGCGACAAGACCACACTGGTCATTGCCAGCGATCATGGTTTCTTCCCGATCACGAAAGATATCCGTCCCAATGTCCTGCTCAAACAGGAAGGGTTGCTCTCCAAGGAGAAAAAGCAGGTCTACTGTCTGTCGCAAGGCGGAGCCTGCATGGTCTACATTTTAGATGATGCAAACCGCGCAGAAACAATCAAAAACTTGAAGAAAAAAATGGCGGCTGTTGAAGGCGTGCAGGCCGTGCTCGATGCGGATGAATACACAAAACTCGGTCAGCCAACTCCAGAGCAGGATTCTCATGCCCCCGATCTCTGGCTGGCAGCGAAATCCGGCTACTCGTTTACAAACAGCGATTCAGGCGACGATGTCGTGACGCCACGCAAGACTCCCGGCGGGACACACGGTTATCTTCCCGATCAGCCGGACATGCTCGGTTCTCTGGTCATTTCCGGACACGGCATCAAGCCCGGCACCAAGCTCGGCAAGATCCAAAGTCTCGACGTGGCACCGACCATCGCCCGTTTACTGGGAGTCAAACTTCCCACCGCCCAAGGCAAACCACTCACACCAGCCTTACAGGAAGATTGA
- a CDS encoding adenosylcobalamin-dependent ribonucleoside-diphosphate reductase has translation MERFSENAIRVLEARYLLRDSEGALIETPEEMFHRVADAVALAEQSFADAKTAERYAEEFFDLLSKREFLPNSPTLMNAGTPLGQLSACFVLPVEDSMPEIFESLKLMALIQQAGGGTGFSFSRLRPRGDLVKKTGGQASGPISFMRIFDCATENIRQGGKRRGANMGVLRIDHPDVRDFIGAKLDGVSFQNFNLSVGITDAFMQATQKNEPFAFVHPGSGQATETIPAGELLQSIAEAAWKTGDPGMIFMDAINRENPTPQLGAIEATNPCGEVPLLPYEACNLGSINVSRMVRKDATGYFIDWKKLSDTTRLSLRFLDNVIEVCRWPDSRIAEMVRGNRKVGLGVMGFAELLILLEIPYGSDQSVRLAEELMQYIAAEALAASQQLAEERGVFPNWEKSIYAAKGIRLRNATRTSIAPTGTIGIIAGTSAGIEPLFALAYRREHVLGEQTLVEVNPLFLRYAEQYGLQSQKLKDDLQCLGSLSKLTGVPAEVKALFRTALEIAPEDHLRIQAAFQKHVDNAVSKTVNLPESASVETIAEIYRRAWEMGLKGVTVYRYGSKGQQVLYLGTGETITQHEHFARCDPHDCKL, from the coding sequence GTGGAAAGATTTTCTGAAAATGCGATTCGAGTCCTGGAAGCGCGGTATCTGCTGCGTGATTCAGAGGGGGCTCTTATCGAAACTCCCGAGGAAATGTTTCATCGAGTGGCGGATGCCGTGGCGCTCGCGGAACAGAGTTTTGCTGACGCCAAGACAGCAGAGCGATACGCAGAAGAATTCTTTGACCTGCTCTCAAAGCGGGAATTCCTGCCGAACTCACCAACGCTGATGAATGCGGGGACACCGCTGGGGCAGTTAAGTGCCTGCTTCGTGCTGCCGGTCGAAGACAGCATGCCAGAGATTTTTGAATCTCTGAAACTGATGGCATTGATTCAACAGGCTGGCGGGGGAACCGGATTTTCGTTTTCGCGTCTGCGCCCACGAGGTGATCTGGTAAAAAAGACCGGCGGCCAGGCCTCGGGACCGATCTCATTTATGCGAATTTTCGACTGTGCGACCGAAAACATCCGTCAGGGAGGAAAGCGTCGCGGTGCGAATATGGGGGTGCTACGAATTGATCATCCCGATGTCCGCGATTTCATTGGAGCCAAGCTCGATGGAGTCAGCTTTCAGAACTTTAATCTCTCGGTCGGCATCACGGATGCTTTCATGCAGGCCACACAAAAGAACGAGCCTTTCGCGTTCGTTCATCCGGGCAGCGGACAAGCGACGGAGACAATCCCGGCGGGGGAACTACTGCAGAGTATCGCCGAGGCTGCCTGGAAAACTGGTGATCCCGGCATGATTTTTATGGATGCCATCAACCGCGAAAATCCGACACCCCAACTCGGTGCGATCGAAGCCACTAACCCGTGTGGTGAAGTTCCCCTGCTCCCTTACGAAGCCTGCAACCTGGGCTCGATCAATGTCAGTCGCATGGTGCGGAAGGATGCGACGGGGTATTTCATCGACTGGAAAAAACTGTCAGATACGACGCGACTCTCATTACGGTTTCTGGATAATGTCATCGAAGTCTGCCGCTGGCCTGATTCCCGTATCGCTGAAATGGTTCGTGGAAACCGCAAAGTTGGCCTGGGTGTGATGGGATTTGCCGAACTGCTGATTCTCCTGGAAATCCCCTATGGTTCTGACCAGTCAGTGAGACTTGCTGAAGAATTAATGCAGTACATCGCGGCTGAAGCGCTGGCCGCTTCACAGCAACTGGCAGAAGAACGAGGGGTGTTTCCCAACTGGGAAAAAAGCATCTATGCTGCCAAAGGAATTCGACTAAGAAATGCAACGCGGACCTCGATTGCTCCCACGGGGACGATTGGAATTATCGCCGGCACGTCTGCGGGAATTGAACCGTTGTTTGCCCTGGCCTACCGCCGGGAGCATGTTCTAGGAGAGCAAACGCTGGTGGAAGTCAACCCGCTGTTTTTGCGCTACGCAGAACAATATGGCTTGCAGAGTCAGAAACTAAAAGATGATTTACAGTGTCTCGGTTCGCTGTCGAAATTGACGGGAGTGCCTGCAGAAGTTAAGGCATTATTCCGCACGGCTCTGGAAATTGCTCCCGAAGATCATTTGCGAATTCAGGCTGCGTTTCAGAAACATGTGGACAACGCGGTTTCGAAAACGGTTAACCTGCCGGAATCGGCAAGCGTTGAAACAATCGCTGAGATCTATCGGCGCGCATGGGAGATGGGCCTCAAAGGCGTGACAGTCTACCGCTATGGCAGCAAGGGGCAACAGGTACTCTACCTGGGAACAGGAGAGACGATCACACAGCACGAACACTTTGCCCGCTGTGATCCGCATGACTGTAAACTATAA
- a CDS encoding SPFH domain-containing protein: MRDEYKMKARMLWLKFGIIGLFLSGLFLVIGGYIIYTQFRIDVPAKHFAVLTRKTGIDLTNDQEISPDATLKEAVHKGLQREVLPEGRYFYNCYHWNWEIYPMVEIPADSMGVRIRLYGEDLPPGDFMSTSEKHKGIIEEVLKPGRYAINALVIDRITKKPIGPPRVKSDYIEIIELWEPKVIPAGYKGIVTNLAGPMPEDPNQLLVEADHRGPQKATLDEGTYYLNPYTIRINAIDTRSLRFDLSQGGVMMFPSKDGFPITLDGVIEFRVIPETAAQTYVTYNDVSNDELTSTEIADEIINKVIMPNARAFCRLRGSNTSAREFIGGETRAAFQKEFQTKITETCKEQGIEIVQALITTIKPPEAIAEPLRDRELAVQKKGQYKQETLQKEQEAVLATETALIEQKKELINAEREIIKKITLAKQEQGVALEEAERDKEVAQEELEAAKDKALAILAKSRAEAAVIGFENIADAAGWKRTVEAFGGDGSSFGRYVLYQKLAPGFKKIMTNTADSPLMRVFDNFVDEKQGTPQPVPSKTTNK, from the coding sequence ATGAGAGACGAGTATAAGATGAAAGCCAGAATGCTTTGGCTCAAGTTTGGAATTATCGGGCTCTTTCTGAGCGGATTATTTCTCGTGATTGGTGGATACATCATTTACACGCAGTTTCGCATTGATGTGCCCGCCAAACACTTTGCCGTCTTAACCAGAAAAACTGGGATCGATCTTACGAACGATCAAGAAATCTCGCCGGACGCCACTCTGAAGGAAGCAGTCCACAAAGGCCTGCAGCGAGAAGTGCTGCCGGAAGGACGCTACTTTTATAACTGTTACCACTGGAACTGGGAAATTTATCCGATGGTTGAAATCCCGGCTGACTCGATGGGAGTTCGCATTCGCCTGTACGGCGAAGATCTGCCCCCGGGAGATTTCATGTCAACCAGCGAAAAACACAAAGGGATCATCGAGGAAGTCCTCAAACCGGGTCGTTATGCAATCAACGCACTTGTGATCGACCGGATCACCAAGAAACCGATTGGTCCACCTCGAGTGAAAAGTGACTACATCGAGATCATCGAACTCTGGGAACCCAAAGTGATTCCGGCCGGATATAAAGGTATCGTCACTAATCTGGCGGGCCCCATGCCGGAGGACCCGAATCAACTTCTGGTAGAAGCCGATCATCGTGGACCGCAGAAAGCGACCCTGGACGAGGGAACGTATTATCTCAATCCCTATACCATTCGGATCAATGCCATCGATACGCGTTCGCTGCGGTTTGACCTGTCACAGGGAGGCGTAATGATGTTTCCCAGTAAGGATGGCTTTCCGATTACCCTCGACGGCGTGATCGAGTTTCGTGTGATACCGGAAACGGCGGCTCAAACCTATGTAACCTACAATGATGTTTCTAACGATGAACTCACTTCTACGGAAATCGCGGATGAAATCATCAACAAGGTCATCATGCCAAACGCGCGGGCATTCTGTCGTTTACGCGGTTCCAATACCAGTGCCCGCGAATTTATTGGTGGCGAAACCCGAGCAGCCTTCCAGAAAGAGTTTCAAACCAAAATCACCGAAACCTGCAAAGAACAAGGCATTGAGATTGTACAAGCACTGATTACCACGATTAAACCACCCGAAGCGATTGCAGAACCGTTACGTGATCGGGAACTTGCCGTCCAAAAGAAAGGGCAATACAAACAGGAAACGTTGCAGAAAGAACAGGAAGCGGTACTGGCAACGGAAACCGCATTAATCGAACAGAAGAAAGAACTGATTAATGCGGAACGTGAGATCATTAAGAAAATCACACTGGCGAAACAGGAACAGGGTGTTGCTCTTGAAGAAGCGGAGCGAGACAAAGAAGTGGCACAAGAAGAGCTCGAAGCCGCCAAAGATAAAGCCCTGGCGATTCTGGCAAAGTCACGTGCAGAAGCAGCCGTAATCGGATTTGAGAATATCGCTGATGCCGCCGGATGGAAACGGACGGTAGAAGCCTTCGGTGGCGATGGATCCAGTTTTGGTCGCTACGTTCTTTATCAGAAGCTCGCACCGGGTTTCAAGAAAATCATGACCAATACGGCAGACTCTCCACTGATGAGGGTGTTTGATAATTTCGTGGATGAAAAACAGGGAACACCTCAACCTGTTCCCTCGAAAACAACAAACAAGTAA
- a CDS encoding SPFH domain-containing protein encodes MNKIKILTIPITILLLLLLMAGLAFHWTIDRIYVEEGQSLQLRYKGPLLFGSRIKAEPGMWAKEGQMGVQAELRGPGRHFYCPIWWERKIVDDVVIKPGEIGEVTCKLGKNLEGANFLVDGDIGNTEYKGVLRKVLHPGRYRINPYGYTVEVKKQIDFTSGQSNKVAGWVEIPTGYVGVVTQLSDNKATGVKKGVQEEVLPPGNYPINGREQQIDIVEIGFRHSTIRVEVKRDAEGNTLVDENGEPLIADTHSGIAFPSADGFPMHIDFTGIWGLMPSQAPHAVRTFGNVDQVEKKVVLPQIESICRNNGSEYKAVQLLVGSDREVYQKTCLEQFHGVLDDKEITLLYGLVRHVYIPKQVREPIQMAFIADEMKLTREEEQTTAQEEAKLREAENKVGLATDTVDADTEKQVEEAKAGGAREAAKINAETEKKVAAIDKETEELKAQAATILGEATNEGKKMVEEAKADRFKLAVEAFGSAKAYNDWFFATNLPEDVDLNFLYAGEGTLWTDMNGVNGGFGVRATIPLKPDSSTVHRTSSK; translated from the coding sequence ATGAATAAAATCAAAATATTAACGATCCCGATTACGATTTTACTGCTGTTACTGCTCATGGCGGGTCTTGCCTTTCACTGGACAATAGACCGGATCTATGTCGAAGAAGGCCAAAGCCTGCAGTTGCGTTACAAAGGGCCGCTTCTATTTGGCAGTCGAATCAAAGCAGAGCCCGGCATGTGGGCCAAAGAAGGACAGATGGGCGTACAGGCAGAATTACGCGGCCCCGGGCGGCATTTCTACTGTCCCATCTGGTGGGAACGTAAAATTGTCGATGACGTTGTAATCAAACCCGGAGAAATCGGCGAAGTCACATGTAAACTGGGAAAGAACCTCGAAGGGGCGAACTTCCTCGTTGATGGTGACATTGGAAATACGGAATACAAAGGGGTGCTCCGCAAGGTCCTGCATCCCGGACGTTACCGAATTAATCCGTACGGATACACTGTCGAAGTGAAGAAACAAATCGATTTCACATCCGGCCAATCCAATAAAGTGGCAGGCTGGGTTGAGATCCCGACCGGGTATGTGGGCGTCGTCACTCAACTGTCAGACAATAAAGCCACTGGTGTTAAAAAAGGCGTTCAGGAAGAGGTGCTTCCTCCTGGAAACTATCCGATCAACGGACGTGAGCAACAAATCGATATCGTGGAAATCGGCTTCCGTCACAGTACCATTCGAGTAGAAGTCAAACGTGATGCCGAGGGGAATACTCTTGTCGATGAAAACGGAGAACCTCTGATTGCTGATACGCACAGCGGAATCGCATTTCCGAGTGCAGACGGTTTTCCCATGCACATTGACTTCACCGGGATCTGGGGTTTAATGCCCAGCCAGGCTCCCCACGCAGTTCGTACATTCGGGAATGTGGATCAGGTTGAGAAAAAGGTTGTGTTACCGCAGATTGAATCTATCTGCCGGAATAATGGATCGGAATACAAGGCGGTCCAGCTACTGGTGGGTAGTGATCGAGAGGTCTATCAGAAAACCTGCCTGGAACAGTTTCATGGTGTGCTGGACGACAAAGAGATCACGCTGTTGTACGGCCTGGTTCGCCACGTGTATATTCCCAAACAGGTACGTGAACCGATCCAGATGGCTTTCATTGCGGATGAAATGAAACTCACTCGGGAAGAAGAACAGACCACAGCGCAAGAAGAAGCCAAACTGCGTGAAGCGGAAAATAAAGTTGGTCTGGCGACAGATACCGTGGACGCGGATACCGAAAAGCAAGTAGAAGAAGCCAAAGCCGGCGGGGCACGCGAGGCCGCGAAGATCAACGCCGAAACAGAAAAAAAGGTCGCAGCGATTGACAAAGAGACCGAAGAGTTGAAAGCGCAGGCGGCCACAATTCTGGGTGAAGCGACAAACGAAGGCAAGAAAATGGTGGAAGAAGCCAAAGCGGACCGGTTTAAACTGGCCGTGGAAGCGTTTGGATCAGCCAAAGCCTACAATGACTGGTTCTTTGCCACAAACCTGCCTGAAGACGTGGATCTCAATTTTCTGTACGCGGGCGAAGGAACGCTGTGGACCGACATGAACGGAGTCAATGGTGGATTCGGCGTGCGGGCAACGATTCCTCTGAAACCGGATTCAAGTACCGTGCACAGAACCAGTTCAAAGTAG
- a CDS encoding 3-keto-disaccharide hydrolase produces the protein MKHHLTFSAICIALLCNVTSYAGDKGFTPLFDGKTLDGWVQQGGKAKYEIVGDTIVGTSVPKTSNSFLCTKKKYGDFELEVDFKVDPLLNSGIQIRSNVFDEDKVIKIKDAKGKETKKKIPAGRVHGYQVEIDPSKRAWSGGIYDEARRGWLNNLADNKAAQKAFKQNEWNHYRIVCKGDSIKTWINGVPAADLKDGLTPEGFIALQVHGVGNDPKKIGKQVSWRNIKIKELK, from the coding sequence ATGAAACATCACCTGACTTTTTCCGCGATCTGTATCGCATTACTGTGCAATGTAACAAGCTATGCCGGCGACAAAGGCTTCACTCCTCTGTTTGACGGCAAGACTCTCGACGGCTGGGTTCAGCAGGGGGGGAAGGCCAAATATGAAATTGTCGGTGACACGATCGTCGGTACCTCGGTTCCGAAGACCTCCAACAGCTTCCTCTGCACAAAAAAGAAGTACGGCGACTTTGAGTTGGAGGTCGATTTTAAAGTCGATCCGCTGTTGAACTCAGGCATTCAGATTCGCAGTAATGTGTTCGATGAAGACAAGGTCATTAAAATCAAAGACGCCAAAGGCAAAGAGACAAAAAAGAAAATTCCCGCTGGTCGTGTTCACGGCTATCAGGTTGAAATCGACCCTTCTAAACGCGCCTGGTCGGGTGGGATTTACGATGAAGCCCGGCGTGGCTGGTTGAACAATCTGGCTGATAACAAAGCTGCCCAGAAAGCGTTCAAGCAGAATGAATGGAATCATTACCGAATTGTCTGCAAAGGCGATTCCATCAAGACCTGGATTAACGGCGTCCCCGCCGCTGATCTGAAAGACGGTCTGACCCCGGAAGGCTTCATCGCCCTCCAGGTGCACGGTGTCGGAAATGATCCAAAGAAAATCGGCAAGCAGGTCAGTTGGCGCAACATCAAAATCAAAGAGCTGAAATAA
- a CDS encoding arylsulfatase codes for MKLIITLGMLACVLTSGLSAEEKASTQTKRSSSEPAGDKTQHPNIVVFLADDQGWGDVSHNGNTNLYTPNIDSLVRDGVRFNRFYVGAVCAPTRAAFLTGRYHARTGTTGVSKGEERFNSDEFTIAQVFKKAGYATGAFGKWHNGTQYPNHPNAKGFEEYYGFTSGHWGHYFSPMLDHNGTFVKGNGYITDDLTDKAMAFIKKQVQNNKPFFTYIPYCTPHSPMQVPDRFWDRFADKKLEMHNREPGKEQPDHLRAALAMCENVDWNVGRVLKQLNRLGIADDTIVIYFSDNGPNGFRWNGDMKGKKGSLDEGGVRSPFVIRWTGHLPAGHEVDKIAGAIDLLPTLTDLAGIPRPEPKPIDGVSLKPLMMDAVSDWPDRMIFSSLRQRTSVRTDQYRLSHKGQLYDMTKDPGQRNDIAKQQPEVTAKLKQAVEAWKKSVWPDGYTKDTRPFLIGYGGAPTTQLPARDALSHGGIKRSSRHPNCSFFYHWTNTEDSITWNAKVVEGGTYEAMLYYTCPQTDIGSTVELSFNGSKVQGKITEAHDPPLQGAAQDRAKRSESFVKDFKPMVLGKIKLSQGTGPLTLRALEIPGDQVMDFRLLILRRVR; via the coding sequence ATGAAATTGATTATCACTCTAGGTATGCTGGCTTGCGTTCTCACCAGTGGCCTGTCGGCAGAGGAAAAAGCCTCAACACAAACGAAGCGATCCTCGTCTGAACCTGCAGGGGACAAAACGCAGCATCCCAATATCGTCGTGTTCCTGGCGGACGATCAGGGTTGGGGCGATGTGAGCCATAATGGAAATACGAATTTGTATACGCCGAATATCGATTCACTGGTTCGAGACGGTGTGCGGTTTAACCGATTTTATGTCGGCGCAGTCTGTGCTCCCACGCGTGCTGCATTTCTGACGGGACGCTACCACGCCCGCACAGGTACTACGGGAGTTTCAAAAGGCGAAGAACGTTTTAATTCGGATGAATTTACCATTGCTCAAGTCTTCAAAAAAGCGGGATACGCCACCGGTGCATTCGGGAAATGGCACAATGGAACACAGTATCCCAACCACCCGAATGCGAAAGGATTCGAGGAATATTACGGTTTCACATCCGGTCACTGGGGGCACTATTTCAGTCCGATGCTGGATCACAATGGGACCTTTGTGAAGGGCAACGGCTATATCACCGACGATCTGACAGACAAGGCGATGGCGTTTATTAAAAAACAGGTTCAAAACAACAAGCCTTTTTTCACTTATATTCCGTACTGCACACCTCACTCTCCGATGCAGGTCCCCGATCGGTTCTGGGATCGCTTTGCAGATAAGAAACTGGAAATGCATAATCGGGAGCCTGGAAAAGAACAACCCGACCATCTCCGTGCCGCCCTGGCGATGTGTGAGAACGTCGACTGGAACGTTGGACGTGTCCTGAAACAACTCAACCGGCTGGGAATCGCCGATGATACGATTGTGATTTATTTCTCAGACAACGGCCCAAATGGATTTCGCTGGAATGGGGATATGAAAGGCAAGAAAGGTTCGCTCGATGAAGGGGGAGTTCGTTCGCCGTTCGTCATCCGCTGGACAGGTCACCTGCCCGCCGGTCATGAAGTCGACAAGATCGCTGGTGCGATTGATCTGTTGCCTACGTTGACCGATCTGGCAGGAATTCCGCGCCCCGAGCCGAAACCCATTGATGGTGTCAGTCTTAAACCACTCATGATGGATGCAGTATCTGATTGGCCGGACCGCATGATTTTCTCAAGCTTGCGTCAGCGGACCAGCGTTCGCACCGATCAGTACCGCCTGTCACATAAAGGTCAGCTCTATGATATGACAAAAGATCCCGGTCAGCGAAACGACATCGCCAAGCAGCAGCCCGAGGTCACCGCAAAACTCAAACAGGCGGTCGAAGCCTGGAAAAAGTCAGTCTGGCCGGATGGCTATACGAAAGATACGCGACCGTTTTTAATCGGGTATGGCGGCGCACCAACCACACAACTGCCGGCCCGCGATGCCCTCTCACACGGCGGAATCAAACGCTCCTCACGTCACCCGAACTGTTCCTTTTTTTATCATTGGACCAATACTGAAGACAGCATCACCTGGAATGCGAAAGTAGTTGAGGGGGGAACCTACGAAGCGATGCTGTACTATACCTGCCCTCAGACTGACATCGGTTCGACCGTTGAACTGAGTTTCAACGGCAGCAAAGTTCAAGGAAAGATCACAGAGGCCCATGACCCGCCACTTCAGGGAGCAGCGCAGGATCGCGCCAAACGGTCAGAATCGTTTGTCAAAGACTTCAAGCCAATGGTACTGGGGAAGATTAAATTGTCTCAGGGAACCGGCCCGTTAACCCTGCGTGCACTGGAAATTCCAGGCGATCAGGTCATGGATTTTCGTCTGCTGATTCTCAGACGGGTTCGATAA
- a CDS encoding Hsp20/alpha crystallin family protein translates to MSHLPWKPIRLRNLEQQIDQAFDELIHGQWGLAGPSGVWQPDIDIYETTDSYFVEADVPGVPPEEIHVEVDQYSLAISGTRRSGCVEKSAQGVCIERRKGSFYRRFSLDQAIDPHHVKRETQSGTLILKIPKLKQK, encoded by the coding sequence ATGTCGCATTTACCCTGGAAGCCAATTCGTCTGCGAAATCTGGAACAGCAGATCGACCAGGCCTTTGATGAACTGATTCATGGTCAATGGGGGCTCGCTGGCCCCAGCGGTGTCTGGCAGCCGGACATCGACATTTATGAAACCACAGACAGTTATTTTGTAGAAGCCGATGTGCCCGGCGTCCCCCCTGAAGAAATTCATGTGGAAGTAGATCAGTATTCGCTGGCGATCTCCGGAACCAGGCGATCTGGTTGTGTCGAGAAATCAGCGCAAGGCGTCTGTATTGAACGTCGGAAAGGGAGTTTTTACCGTCGTTTTTCTCTCGATCAGGCAATTGATCCTCACCATGTGAAACGAGAAACTCAGTCGGGAACACTGATCTTGAAAATCCCCAAACTGAAACAAAAGTAA